The DNA window TGATGCCGCCGACATCGGCATGGTGTCCGCGCGAGGCGACGAAGAACAGCAGCTCCTTGCCCGCCTCGTCGAACACCGGCGAGACGACGGTGATGTCCGGCAGATGGGTGCCGCCGTGATAGGGATCGTTCAGCGCGAAGCACTCGCCCGCGGTGAAGGCGCCGCCGCGGCGCTGGATGACGGCGCGCACGCTTTCGCCCATCGATCCCAGATGCACCGGCATGTGCGGCGCGTTGGCGATCAGCCCGCCGTCGCGGTCGAACAGGGCGCAGGAGAAGTCCAGCCGCTCCTTGATGTTCACCGAGCGGGCGGTCTTCTCCAGCGTCACGCCCATCCGCTCGGCGATGGACATGAACAGGTTGTTGAAGACCTCCAGCATCACCGGGTCGACCTTCGCAGCCCCCTTAATGCCGGCGGCCTGACGCTGGGTCGCCGGCTCCAGCCGGGTCAGCACCAGATGGTTCTTGCGGGTGACCTCCGCCATCCAGCCGGGCTCGACCACGGTCGTGGAGACCGCTTCGGCAAGGATCGCCGGGCCGACGACGCGGTTGCCGGGCTGAAGCTGGCGGCGGTCGTAGAGCGGCGCCTCGCGGCGCTGGACGTCCCCGGGGCCGCCGCTGTGGATGGCGACGGTGGCGAGCCGGCGCGGCAGCACCGCGGTGGTGGCGGGAAGCTCCGGATCCTCCAGCACATCGGTCAGGCCGACCGCCTCCAGCGTCACGGATTCGACCTCCAGCGCGGTGCCGGGGGTGAGGAAGCCGTAGCGGCGGCGGTGCGCCTCCTCGAAGGCCTTGGTCATCGCGACCTTGGAGCCGAAGGCGACGGTCAACGTGGTGTCGGAGCCGGCGGCCTTCAGGTGGACGCGGCGGTTGATCACCTGCCGGTCGGCAGCGACGCCCTGGCGGGCCAGCTCCGCCCGCCCCTCGGTCTCCAGATCGGTGAACAGCATGGTCAGCCGGTCGACCACCGCGTCGCTCAGCGGCCCTTCGACCGCGCGCTCGCGGATGGCGACGGTGTCGGCCAGACCGATGCCGTAGGCGGACAGCACGCCGGCCTGCGGGTGCAGGAAGACCCGCGTCATGCCCAACGCGTCGGCGACGGCACAGACATGCTGGCCCGCCGCGCCGCCAAAGCCGTTCAGTGTGTAGCCGGTGACGTCATAGCCGCGCTCCACCGAGATCTTCTTGATGGCGTTCGCCATATTGTCGACGGCGATACGCAGGAAGCCTTCGGCGACCTCCTGCGGGGTCATCGTCGTGCCGAGCTTGGCGTTGACGGTGGCGGCCAGTTCGGTGAAGCGGGCCTTCACCACCTCGGCGTCCAGCGGCTGGTCGCCGTTGGGTCCGAAGACCTGCGGGAAGAAGCGCGGCTGGATCTTGCCGACCATCACGTTGCAGTCGGTGACGGTCAGTGGGCCGCCGCGGCGGTAGCAGGCCGGACCCGGATTGGCGCCGGCGCTGTCCGGCCCGACGCGGAAGCGGGTGCCGTCGAAGACGCAGAGAGAGCCGCCGCCGGCCGCAACCGTGTGGATGTGCATCATCGGCGCCCGCACCCGCACGCCAGCCACCACCGCGTCGAAGGCGCGCTCATATTCGCCGGCATAATGCGACACGTCGGTGGAGGTGCCGCCCATGTCGAAGCCGATGACCCGGTCGAAGCCGGCCATCTCGGCGGTGCGCACCGCCCCGACCACGCCGCCGGCCGGACCCGACAGGATGGCGTCCTTGCCCTGAAAGCGCCGGGCGTCGGTCAGGCCGCCGTTCGACTGCATGAACATCAGCGGCACCGGCGTGCCGTCGACGCTGAGGTCGTTGGCGACCCGGTCGACATAGCGGCGCAGCACCGGAGAGAGATAGGCGTCGGCGACCGTGGTGTCGCCACGGCCGACCAGCTTCATCAGCGGGCTGACCAGATGGCTGACCGAGACCTGGGTGAAGCCGACCGCGCGGGCCAGCGAGGCGACCTGCCGCTCATGCTCGGGATAGCGGTAGCCGTGCATCAGCGCGATGGCGGCGGCGCGGAAGCCCTGGCGGTAGGCCTCCTCCAGCCCGCGGCGGACGGCATGCAGGTCGACTGGCTTCAGCACCCGGCCGTCGGCCATCACCCGTTCCGGCACCTCCACCACATGGGAATAGAGCTGGTCGGGCAGATGGATGTGGCGGGCGAAGATCTTCGGCCGGGCCTGATGGCCGATGCGCAGCTGGTCGCCCAGCCCTTCGGTGATCAGCAGGACGGTCGGCTCGCCCTTGCGTTCCAGCAGGGCGTTGGTGGCGACGGTGGTGCCCATCTTCACCACCTCCACCGTATCCGGCGGGATCGGCTGGCCGGGTTTCAGGCCCAGCAGCTCGCGGATGCCCTGGACGGCGGCGTCGGCATAGCGCTCGGGATTCTCCGACAGCAGCTTGTGGGTGACGACCGAGCCGTCCGGGCGGCGGCCGACGATGTCGGTGAAGGTGCCGCCGCGATCCACCCAGAACTGCCACCGGGCGGGCTTGACCGCCGCCGTCCCGCCCATCGCCGCGCCTTGATTCTCAGCCATCGTCGTCGCACCCGCCGAATCCCTGCGCGGCAACCGCACCGCGCGTGGGCCGGAGTTTCGCGATCCGGCTGCGAATTTCAACCGCCAGCGTGACCCACGCCCATCAGGGCAGCGATCAAGACAGGCGGCCGCGGCGGAAAGAACACAGGATCACCGATGAAGCGGCCCTTCGGTCAGGCAACGAGCCGCTACCTATTTCATGCGGCAAGCCGTTGTGGCAGCGCGCCCGACAGGCGGGACAGGATGGCGTTGCCGGTCAGGATGCTGTTGAAGGCGCCGCTGCCGTCCTCCAGCGCTTCCAGGGCGAAGGAGAACTGGTTGGGCGGCGGCAGTTCGAACAGGGCCGTGACCTCGCCGCCTTCCAGGGCCAGCCGGCCGCCGAAACGGCGGGCCAGGGCACGCGTCCGGACATTCTCCGGCAGACACATCATATGGACATGGCGGATGCCGCGGTTGCGGGCGACGGTCAGGATGCGGCGGACCAGCGTGCTGCCGACGCCCTTGCCCTGCAGTCCCGATTCGACGCTGATGCCGAATTCGGCCTGATCGGGCCAGAGGATGCGGTCGCCGCACAGTTCCGCGGCTCCGCGCAGGACGCCGTCCTCGAACGCGCCCAGCAACACCGTCCGGCCCCAGTCGATGGCAGCGCAATGGCGCTCCACCGCCTCGTCCGACAGCGTGCCGGTGAAGCGGGCATAGCGGTCGGAACGGTTCAGACGGAGGAGATGCGCCCGATACTGCGGCAGTTCGGTCGGCATGATCTTACGGATGACAGGCATGGCTCTGCTCACGGTTCTCGAAATTCGAAAACGCATTCGCGCAGAACGTTTTTCCCCAGGACCCGGCGGCGCACGCCCGTGACAAGCGCCAGGCGGTCGCCGTTGTTGTCGAAACCGGCGCTCTCTGCGGCGCCCTTTACTGCAGTGCAACATGGCCTTCTCGCCGAGATTCGCAAGCGCTTATTAGAAATTCGCAATGCGAACAATGCTGGTATGTTGCGGCTGCGCCACAGTTGGCCGATAACCGGACGGCGGCTATGCTGCCGGCCGACGGGATGACGGGCGGGCGGAACGCGGAAGGCGAAGCATGAGCATTTGGGGCAGGATCCTGAACAGCGCGGCTAGCCTGTTCAGCGGCGGGCCGCTGGGCAGCCTTCTCGGCGGGCTTGCCGGGCAGGCGGTGGACCTGTGGTCGCCCTGCGGCGCCGGCGACCAGCGCAAGGCCATGACCGATGCGGAGGCCGAGGAGGCCAAGCAGACCGTCGCCTTCACCATCGGCGTGATCGCCCTCGCCGCGAAGATGGCGCGGGCCGACGGCGTGGTGAAGCGGGTGGAGGTCGACACCTTCAAGCGGCTGTTCCGCGTCCCGGCCGACGAGTTGGCCAATGTCGGCCGCGTCTTCGACCTCGCCCGCCGCGACACCCATGGTTTCGAGGAATATGCCCGCCAGATCGCCAACCTGTTCGAGGACAGGCACGCGGTGCTGGAGGAACTGCTCGACAGCCTGCTGTTGATAGCCGAGGCCGACGACGAGTTGCACGAGACGGAGGTGGAGTATCTGCGCGCCATCGCCGTGATCTTCGGCTTCGACGAGGCGGAATTCCGCCGCATCGTCGCCGGGCACCATATGGCCGGCGGCCCGACCGATTCGGACCCCTATGCGGTGCTGGGCGTGCCGCGCACCGCCGGCGACGACGCGATCAAGGCCGCCCACCGCGCGCTGGTGCGCGAACACCACCCCGACCGGCTGATCGCCCAGGGCATGCCGCAGGAGTTCGTGGATCTGGCGACGCAGAAGCTCGCGCTCGTCAACGCTGCCTATGACCGCATCCGCCGTGAACGGGAAGGCAGTGCCGCGCTGCTCTAGCATGTCGCGATTCGTCACGATGTGACTGGATTTTAAATTGCTTTGTCGTGGGCTTTATCCCGCTTTCTGACATATCGTTCCCGATGGGGCGGGCGACCGGTTGCCCGCAGGATCTGGGAACGAGACGACATGCAACGCACGATCATCCGAACGATCTTCGCTGCAGCTTTGGGAACCACATTGGCGGCAGGAACGCTCTGCGCCGCTCAGGCGCAGACCGCATCCATCGACAGCCCGGTGGTGCTGGGTCAGCCGCTGACGCTTAATCTGGGGGCTCCGCCGTCCGGCACCGACTGCCCGACCCAGGCCGCGGCGCTCAACGCGCAAGGGCTGGTCCTGGTCGCCAACGGCCAGACCATTCCGGGCGCCCGCGCCAGCTTCGGCTGCTCGGCCAAGGGCGAACTGGTCGGCACCGCCTCCACCTCCATCGCCGGCAACGGTGACGACGCGGCACAGCGCCGGGCGGCATGGCAAACCGCCTTCAGCGGCTTCTTCAGCCTTTCCGGCACCAAGACACTGCCGGTCGCCTTCGGCCCGGCCACCGGCGGCATGACCACCGCGCCGAAGCTGGTCGCCATCCAGGGCGCGAGTGACCGCGATCTCGGGCTGGCCGGCCTGTGGTTCGCGCTTGTGGCTGCGGGGTTCCTGTTCGCCTTCTTCCGCCATTTCGGCCGCATGGATTCGATCACCCCGGTGCAGGGCGTGCCGATGCCTGCCAATTACCGGGCGCCCTACAGCCTCGCCCGCTTCCAGCTTCTGTGGTGGAGCGGGATCGTCACCGCCTCCTACGTCGCCATCCTGACCATCACCGGATCGATGGACACCGTCACCACCGGCACCATGGCGCTGATGGGGATCGTCGGCGGCACCTCCGTGCTCGCCGCCTTCCAGGACCGCCGGCCGGGCGACGACGAGACCCGGCGCCAGCAGCATGCCGCCACCTACCGCGCCGCCGCCGCGGCCAACCCGCCCGATCAGGCGACGATGGCCGCCAGCCTGGACGAGGTCTATCCGCCGACGCAGGGGCTGCTGCCGGACCTGCTGAGCGATGCCGCCGGCTACAACATCCACCGCCTGCAGCTGCTGGCCTGGACCATGGTGCTGGGCATCACCTTCCTCTACGAGGTCACCCGCACGCTGGGCATGCCGGAGCTGTCGGCCAACCTGCTGGCCCTGACCGGCATCAGCAACGGCACCTATTTCGGCTTCAAGCTGCAGGAGCAGCAGGTGGCGACGCCGACCGGACCGGCTCCGGCGGCGGGGTAAGGGGAGCCCGGCTCCGCAGGACGCAACCCGCCCAACCGTTTTTCCGGGTCGCGGTGGAGGGGGATGGCGCGCTATAACCCATCCCCTTCCCTCGATTTTCCGGCGCACGAACGGTCCATGGCTCCTCCCGCACCCATCACGGCGCTCCAGGGCGTCACCGTCACCTTCGGCGGCCGTCCGCTGTTCGACGGCATCGACCTGTCCATCGCCCGCGGCGACCGCGCCTGTCTGGTCGGCCGCAACGGGTCGGGCAAGTCGACGCTGATGAAGGTGCTGGCCGGGATGATCCACCCCGACGGCGGCACCGTCTTCGTCCAGCCGGGCGCCCGCCTCGCCTATCTGCCGCAGGAGCCGGACTTCACCGGCTGCGCCACCGTTCACGACTATGTCGTGCAGGGCCTGCCCGCCGACGAGCAGGACGAGGCCCACCGGGTCGACGCCGTGCTGGACCGGCTGCAGGTGGACGGCAGCCTCGACCCCCGCACCCTGTCAGGCGGCGAGTCGCGCCGCACGGCGCTGGCCCGCACGCTGGTCGGCAACCCCGACGTCATGTTGCTGGACGAGCCGACCAACCACCTCGACCTCCCCACCATCGAGTGGCTGGAGGAGGAACTGCTGTCCTTCCGCGGCGGGCTGCTGCTGATCAGCCACGACCGCGCCTTCCTGAACCGGCTGGCCAAGCGCACGCTGTGGCTCGACCGCGGCACGGTGCGCGCCACCGATCGCGGCTTCGCCGAGTTCGAGACCTGGCAGGCCGAGGTGTTCGAGGCGGAGGAGGCCGCGGCCCACAAGCTGGACCGCAAGATCGAAAGCGAGATGAAGTGGTTGCGCGAGGGCATTTCCGCCCGGCGCACCCGCAACATGGGGCGCGTGCGCAACCTGCTGGACCTGCGCGCCGGACGTGCCGAGCAGATCAAGGGAGGCCAGCAGGCCAAGCTCGCCATCGCCGAGGCGGAGCGCGGCGGCCGGCTGGTGATCGAGGCGACCGGCATCTCCAAGGGCTTCGACACGCCCGACGGCCGCAAGACCATCGTGAAGAACTTCTCCACCCGCATCCTGCGCGGCGACCGGGTGGGTCTGATCGGGCCGAACGGCGCCGGCAAGTCCACCCTGCTGAAGATGCTGACCGGCCAGCTCGATCCCGACGAGGGCACGGTGAAGCTCGGCACCAACCTCGACACCGCCTATTTCGACCAGCGGCGCGAGGGCCTGGATCCGGAGGACACCATCCGCAAGGTGCTGTGCCCGTTCGGCGGCGATGCGGTGATGGTCAACGGCGTGTCGCGCCATGTCGCCGGCTACATCAAGGACTTCCTCTTCGACACCCGGCAGCTGGACAGCCCGGTCAAGGCGCTGTCGGGCGGCGAGCGCAACCGGCTGCTGCTGGCCCGCCTGTTCGCCAAGCCCAGCAACATGATGATCCTCGACGAGCCGACCAACGACCTCGACATGGACACGCTGGACCTGCTGGAGGACGTGCTGGGCGACTATCAGGGCACGCTGCTGCTGGTCAGCCACGACCGCGACTTCCTCGACCGGCTGGTGACCGCCACCATCGCGCTGGAGGGTGACGGCACCGCCACCGAATATGCCGGCGGCTATTCCGACTATCTGGTGCAGCGGCCGGCCAAGGCGGCCCCCGCCGTCGCCGCCAAGCCGAAGCCGGCCACCACGGCGCCGGCCGCCGCGGCCAAGCCGCGCGGCAAGCTGAGCTACAAGGACCAGCGCGAGCTGGACGAGCTGCCGGCCCGCATGGATGGGCTGGGGGCGGAGATCGCCAAGCTGGAGAAGGCGCTGGCCGACCCCGACCTGTTCACCCGCGATCCCGCCAAATTCCAGAAGACCAGCGAACAGCTGCACGCCAAGCAGGCCGACCTCGCCGCGGCGGAGGAGCGCTGGCTGGAGCTGGAGGCGATGCGCGAGGAGCTGGAAGGCGGCCGGGCATGAGTTTCGCCCACACGCTCCAGGCGCTGGCGGTGATGGCGCTGTGGGGGCTGAACTTCGTCGTGGCGAAATGGGCGCTGGCGGAATTCCCGCCGCTGTTCGTCATGTTCATTCGCTTCGCCCTGGTGGCGGTGCTGATCATCCCCTTCTTCCGCATGCCGCGGGACAAGCTGTGGAAGATCGCGCTGCTGTCGGTGACGCTCGGCAGCATCCATTTCCCGATGATGTTCACCGGGCTGCAGGGGATCGACGCCGCCACCGCATCGCTGGCGGCACAGGCGCAGGTGCCCTTCTCCTCGCTTCTGGCGGCGGTGGTTTTCAAGGACAAGCTGGGCTGGCGCCGCGGCATCGGCATGGCCGCCGCCTTCGCCGGGGTGGCGGTGATCGCGGGCGAGCCGCGGCTGGGCGAATCGCTCTTTTCGCTGCTGCTGATCCTGGCCGCGAGCTTCGCCTTTGCGGTGGCGAGCGTGCAGATGAAGCTGATCGGCGCGGTGAACGGCTTCGCCGTCAACGGCTGGATGGCGCTGTTCGCCATGCCGCAGTTGCTGGTCCTGTCGCTGCTGCTGGAGCATGGCCAGATGGAGGCGCTGGCGAATTCCACCTGGGTGGGCTGGGCATCGATCGTCTACATGGCGGTCGCCGTCACCATCATCGCCTATGGGCTGTGGTATCCGCTGCTCGGCCGCTACTCCGTCAACCAGACCATGCCCTATCTGCTGACGGTGCCGATCTTCGGCGTCGCATCGGGCGCGCTGCTGATGGGGGATCCGCTGACGATCAACCTCGCCATCGGCGGGTTGCTGACCGTCGGCGGCGTCGCGGTGATCGTCCGGCGCGGGCCGAAGGCGGTCAACGAAACGGTCACCAATCCAACATGAACGCCTTCCGCCGGATCGACCTCCCCTCCCCCAACCATGGCCCTCGGGCCGAGGGTGCGCGGGTGGAGCTGTTGATCCTGCACTACACCGGCATGCCGACCGCCGCCGATGCGCTTGACCGGCTGTGCGATCCGGCGGCCCAGGTCAGCGCCCATTACACAGTGGACGAGGACGGCACCGTCTACGCCCATGTGCCGGAGGACCGGCGCGCCTGGCATGCCGGCCGGTCGAGCTGGGGTGGGGTGGAGGACGTGAACAGCCGCTCCATCGGCGTCGAGATCGTCAACCCCGGCCACGAGTTCGGCTATCGCCCCTTCCCGCCGGTGCAGATGGCGGCGGTGGCGGAGCTTTGCCGCGGCATCGTGGAGCGCCACGGGATCGCCCCCGCCGACGTGCTGGGCCACAGCGACGTGGCGCCCTCCCGCAAGGAGGATCCGGGCGAGCTGTTCGACTGGCCGGGCCTTGCCACCCAGGGGATCGGGCTCTGGCCCACGCCGTCCCAGGCCGATGAGGGTTCCTTCACCGATGCCCCCGTCACCGGCGCCGAAGTCGCCGCGCTGCTGGGACGCTATGGGTACGACCCGGCCGAGCCGCGAGCGCTGCTGGCTTTCCAGCGCCATTTCCATCCCGATTGCCTGACCGGCACCCCGGATGCCGAGACGCTGCGGCGCCTGCGCGCGCTGCTGCGGCTGACGGGGCGGTGATGGCCACTCGCCCCGGCGGCGCCGATCCCTTATATTAGGCACTCCGGCCCAGCTGAGCGGGAGAGCGGCATGTCGTCCCTGGCCTACAAGCGGATGAGCCTCGACGAGTTCCTGTCGTGGGACGATGGGACGCAGACCCGCTACGAGTTGATCGACGGCGTGCCGGTGGCGATGGCGCCCAGTTACGGTGCCCACCAGATCGTCGCAGGAAACATCGCCCGCCATGTCGGCAACGCGCTCGACAAACGTCCGCCCTGCCATGTCCGATCCGAAGCCGGCATCCTGAAGCCCAACAGCTTCCGCAACTTCTTTCAGGCCGATCTTGCCGTCACCTGCACGCCGCACCGGCATGGGCAGTACCACACGCCCGACCCGCTGGTGATCGTCGAGATCCTGTCGCGATCCACCGAGGACCACGACCGCAGGGTGAAGCTGCCGGTCTACCGCTCCATCCCGTCGGTGCAGGAAATCCTGCTGGTGCAGAGCGAGTTCCTGTTCGTCGAGGTGCATCGCCGGCTGGACGACAGCCGCTGGCAATGCGACCTGCTGGTGGAGCCTGGGGACGTGCTTCGACTGGACAGCATAGGCGTCGAGGTGCCGGTGTCGGCACTCTACGCCAATGTGGAACTGGGACCGGAGCCGTCGGACGTCGAACAGGCTCCCTGATCTGCCCCTTGCTCCGAATTCGCTATTTGGGATTTGCCCCCACTGCCGCTTCTCTATATGAACGGTCGCGCCAGATGGCCGGATGGCCGCCTTCGGTTTCGACCGGGGGAGGAAAGTCCGGGCTCCACGGAAACACGGTGCCGGCTAACGGCCGGCGGGGGCGACCCTAGGGAAAGTGCCACAGAAAGCAAACCGCCGGCGTTTCGACGCAGGTAAGGGTGAAAGGGTGCGGTAAGAGCGCACCGCGGACCCGGCAACGGGGACGGCACGGTAAACCCCACCGGGAGCAAGACCGAATAGGAGCGGCCCGACCACCGTCCCCGCAACGGGACGGGCGTGGGTCAAGCGCGTTTCCGCGCCGCCGCTCGGGTTGGTCGCGCGAGGCGTCCGGGCAACCGGCGTCCCAGACGAATGGCCATCGCCTGCCCTTCGGGGCGGGATACAGAACCCGGCTTACAGGCCATCTGGCGCTTTTCCCGCACCATCGCCCATTCCATCCCGGTTCGGGCAGCCGGCCGGGCCGCATGGTCCCATGCCGCCCCAATGGCGGCAGTCCTGACCCATGCCGCCCCATGGCGACACTATTTTGCCCCCGCCCCGCCCAATCGGATGGTTCGGCATGGGACGGCATGGGCGCTCTCCGGCGTCATCCACAGGCCGGGCACAGGCCGGGCTCCGCCCCCCTCGCCCACATCCCGCAGTTTGCCGGGCTTTCCCGCGGCCATCCCCAGGATGTGCACGGCCCCATCCACATTTTCCCCAGACTAATCCACAGCCGGTGGATAACTGTGGGGCGATTTCCCATGCTGTCCCATGCCGGACCGGGCTTTCCCACCCAAGGTTCTATGCCGTCGGAAGGGGTCGATTCGACAGTGCAACAAACCATGGATCAATCACATTTTCTTAAAATTTTGGAACGTTTGAAGAACGTGTGTGGATAACTTTATCCACATTGCCCGTTTCCAACATAATACTGCGACGATTCAGAAATTTCGTACACCAACTTGCTCGGATGCCACAGCCAGACTCGAAAGTCTTGACACCCCCGTCTGAATACTCGGGGGGCCGTTGACGCCCATGCCGTCCCATGCTATCCCAAGAATGCCCATTTAAGGGGGGCTCTTACCCATTCTGGTTAACACCGGGGGCGGGAGCTGAATGGGCCAAGCGGGGCTAGCGCGGAGCACCCGACCGCGCACGGGGGATAGCAGGGGGGATCGCCGGGCCTATGGCCGTTTTCCTGTCCACATACGTCAACAAGGTTGACAGGAAAGGGCGTGTGTCCATCCCGGCACAGTTCAGGCAGTCGCTTGCCAAGACGTCGGCTCCCAGCACCGTCTATCTCTGGCCCTCGCTGAACCACCAGGCGCTGGAAGGCGCCGACCAGGACTATCTCGACGTCCTCTCCGAAAGCCTCGAATCCCCCGACCTCGATGCCGACGAGCGCGACATGATCGAGACCTTCATCTTCGGAAAGCTGATCCCCGTCTCCTCCGACGCCGAAGGCCGCATCGTCCTGCCCAAGGAGCTGGCGGAATTCGCCGGCATCACCGAGGAGGCCGCCTTCATCGGCCGCCGCAAGACCTTCCAGATCTGGGAACCCGACGCTTTGAAAGCCCACGAGGCCGCGCTCCGCGAGCAGGTCGTGCGCAAGGACATCTCCCTCAGCCAGATCGTCGCCAAGGCCTCCCGCGGCGCCGCCAGCCGGAGCGGGGAGGGCGCCTGATGACCGGAAACACCCCCATCCATATTCCCGTCCTGCTGGACGAGGTGATCGCGGCCTTGGCCCCGCGCGACGGCGGCCTCTATGTCGACGGCACCTTCGGCGCCGGAGGCTACAGCCGTGCCCTTCTGCGCTCCGCCTCCTGCCGCGTGATCGGCATCGACCGCGATCCCGCCGCGATCGAGCGCGGCCGTGCGCTGGCCCAGGAATTCCCGGGCCGGCTGGAGGTGATCGAGGGCCGCTTCGGCGACATGGACCGGCTGCTGGCCGACCATGGCGTGACCAGCGTGGACGGCGTGGCGCTCGACGTCGGCGTCTCCTCCCCCCAGATCGACGAGCCGGAGCGCGGATTCTCCTTCCGCTTCGACGGCCCGCTCGACATGCGGATGGGACGGGATGGGCCGACCGCCGCCGACGTGGTCAACACCGTCGACGAGGCGGAGCTGGCCGACATCATCTATCATCTGGGCGAGGAGCGGATGGCGCGCCGAGTCGCCCGCGCCATCGTCGCCGCCCGCCGCGAGGCGCCGATCGAGCGCACGGCGCGGCTGGCCGAGATCATCCGCTCCGTGGTGCCGAAGGGGAAGGGCGACGGGATCGACCCGGCGACCCGCAGCTTCCAGGCGCTGCGCATCCATGTGAACGACGAATTGGGCGAATTGCGGCGCGGCCTGTCCGCCGCCGAGTCGCTGCTGGCGCCCGGCGGGCGTCTGGCCGTCGTCTCCTTCCATTCGCTGGAGGACCGCGAGGTCAAGGCGTTCCTGCGCGAACGCTCCTCGCCGCCGTCCTCCCCGTCCCGCCATACGCCCGTGACCGCGGTCGCGGCGCATCACCCATCCTTCCGCCTGCTCTCCCGGAAACCCGTGGACCCGAGCGAGGCCGAAGCCCGCAACAATCCTCGCGCCCGGTCCGCCCGGCTGCGCGCGGCTGAACGTACCGAGGCGCCCGCGTTTCCGGCGCCCGGCAAGGAGGCAGCATGAAGGGCAAGACCTGGCTGTTCTGGGGTGGCCTGATCGCGGCCGCCGGTGGCGTGCTGTTCCAGACCAGCTACGACGTCCAGGATCTGGAGGAGAAGCTCGCCGGGCTGAACCGCAAGATCATCCATGAACAGGAGTCCATCCAGGTCCTGAAGGCCGAGTGGAGCTACCTGAACGATCCGACCAAGCTGGAGCAGA is part of the Azospirillum lipoferum 4B genome and encodes:
- a CDS encoding hydantoinase B/oxoprolinase family protein, translated to MAENQGAAMGGTAAVKPARWQFWVDRGGTFTDIVGRRPDGSVVTHKLLSENPERYADAAVQGIRELLGLKPGQPIPPDTVEVVKMGTTVATNALLERKGEPTVLLITEGLGDQLRIGHQARPKIFARHIHLPDQLYSHVVEVPERVMADGRVLKPVDLHAVRRGLEEAYRQGFRAAAIALMHGYRYPEHERQVASLARAVGFTQVSVSHLVSPLMKLVGRGDTTVADAYLSPVLRRYVDRVANDLSVDGTPVPLMFMQSNGGLTDARRFQGKDAILSGPAGGVVGAVRTAEMAGFDRVIGFDMGGTSTDVSHYAGEYERAFDAVVAGVRVRAPMMHIHTVAAGGGSLCVFDGTRFRVGPDSAGANPGPACYRRGGPLTVTDCNVMVGKIQPRFFPQVFGPNGDQPLDAEVVKARFTELAATVNAKLGTTMTPQEVAEGFLRIAVDNMANAIKKISVERGYDVTGYTLNGFGGAAGQHVCAVADALGMTRVFLHPQAGVLSAYGIGLADTVAIRERAVEGPLSDAVVDRLTMLFTDLETEGRAELARQGVAADRQVINRRVHLKAAGSDTTLTVAFGSKVAMTKAFEEAHRRRYGFLTPGTALEVESVTLEAVGLTDVLEDPELPATTAVLPRRLATVAIHSGGPGDVQRREAPLYDRRQLQPGNRVVGPAILAEAVSTTVVEPGWMAEVTRKNHLVLTRLEPATQRQAAGIKGAAKVDPVMLEVFNNLFMSIAERMGVTLEKTARSVNIKERLDFSCALFDRDGGLIANAPHMPVHLGSMGESVRAVIQRRGGAFTAGECFALNDPYHGGTHLPDITVVSPVFDEAGKELLFFVASRGHHADVGGITPGSMPPDSKTIADEGVLLDCVPLVENGRFREEAMLELLRSGPHPARNPAQNIGDLKAQVAANEQGTRELHRVVRLHGLSTVTAYMRHVQDNAEEQVRRAIGVLSDGDFAVTLDNGAVIKLRVSIDHAARSAIVDFSGTSTQLTNNFNAPSAVCRAAVLYVFRCLVDDEIPMNEGCLRPIEIVIPPGSMLSPNPPAAVVAGNVETSQCIVDALFGALGVMASAQGTMNNTTFGNEWHQYYETVCGGSGAGNGFDGTDAVQTHMTNSRLTDPEVLEWRFPVLVESFRIRRGSGGAGRWRGGDGVIRRLRFLEPMTAAILANHRKIAPFGLKGGADGALGRSWVQRTDGSVQELASQDSTAMRPGDALVVETPGGGGFGAVG
- a CDS encoding GNAT family N-acetyltransferase; protein product: MPVIRKIMPTELPQYRAHLLRLNRSDRYARFTGTLSDEAVERHCAAIDWGRTVLLGAFEDGVLRGAAELCGDRILWPDQAEFGISVESGLQGKGVGSTLVRRILTVARNRGIRHVHMMCLPENVRTRALARRFGGRLALEGGEVTALFELPPPNQFSFALEALEDGSGAFNSILTGNAILSRLSGALPQRLAA
- a CDS encoding J domain-containing protein — its product is MSIWGRILNSAASLFSGGPLGSLLGGLAGQAVDLWSPCGAGDQRKAMTDAEAEEAKQTVAFTIGVIALAAKMARADGVVKRVEVDTFKRLFRVPADELANVGRVFDLARRDTHGFEEYARQIANLFEDRHAVLEELLDSLLLIAEADDELHETEVEYLRAIAVIFGFDEAEFRRIVAGHHMAGGPTDSDPYAVLGVPRTAGDDAIKAAHRALVREHHPDRLIAQGMPQEFVDLATQKLALVNAAYDRIRREREGSAALL
- a CDS encoding ATP-binding cassette domain-containing protein, giving the protein MAPPAPITALQGVTVTFGGRPLFDGIDLSIARGDRACLVGRNGSGKSTLMKVLAGMIHPDGGTVFVQPGARLAYLPQEPDFTGCATVHDYVVQGLPADEQDEAHRVDAVLDRLQVDGSLDPRTLSGGESRRTALARTLVGNPDVMLLDEPTNHLDLPTIEWLEEELLSFRGGLLLISHDRAFLNRLAKRTLWLDRGTVRATDRGFAEFETWQAEVFEAEEAAAHKLDRKIESEMKWLREGISARRTRNMGRVRNLLDLRAGRAEQIKGGQQAKLAIAEAERGGRLVIEATGISKGFDTPDGRKTIVKNFSTRILRGDRVGLIGPNGAGKSTLLKMLTGQLDPDEGTVKLGTNLDTAYFDQRREGLDPEDTIRKVLCPFGGDAVMVNGVSRHVAGYIKDFLFDTRQLDSPVKALSGGERNRLLLARLFAKPSNMMILDEPTNDLDMDTLDLLEDVLGDYQGTLLLVSHDRDFLDRLVTATIALEGDGTATEYAGGYSDYLVQRPAKAAPAVAAKPKPATTAPAAAAKPRGKLSYKDQRELDELPARMDGLGAEIAKLEKALADPDLFTRDPAKFQKTSEQLHAKQADLAAAEERWLELEAMREELEGGRA
- a CDS encoding DMT family transporter, which codes for MSFAHTLQALAVMALWGLNFVVAKWALAEFPPLFVMFIRFALVAVLIIPFFRMPRDKLWKIALLSVTLGSIHFPMMFTGLQGIDAATASLAAQAQVPFSSLLAAVVFKDKLGWRRGIGMAAAFAGVAVIAGEPRLGESLFSLLLILAASFAFAVASVQMKLIGAVNGFAVNGWMALFAMPQLLVLSLLLEHGQMEALANSTWVGWASIVYMAVAVTIIAYGLWYPLLGRYSVNQTMPYLLTVPIFGVASGALLMGDPLTINLAIGGLLTVGGVAVIVRRGPKAVNETVTNPT
- a CDS encoding N-acetylmuramoyl-L-alanine amidase, which encodes MNAFRRIDLPSPNHGPRAEGARVELLILHYTGMPTAADALDRLCDPAAQVSAHYTVDEDGTVYAHVPEDRRAWHAGRSSWGGVEDVNSRSIGVEIVNPGHEFGYRPFPPVQMAAVAELCRGIVERHGIAPADVLGHSDVAPSRKEDPGELFDWPGLATQGIGLWPTPSQADEGSFTDAPVTGAEVAALLGRYGYDPAEPRALLAFQRHFHPDCLTGTPDAETLRRLRALLRLTGR